One segment of Phaenicophaeus curvirostris isolate KB17595 unplaced genomic scaffold, BPBGC_Pcur_1.0 scaffold_73, whole genome shotgun sequence DNA contains the following:
- the ZBTB12 gene encoding LOW QUALITY PROTEIN: zinc finger and BTB domain-containing protein 12 (The sequence of the model RefSeq protein was modified relative to this genomic sequence to represent the inferred CDS: inserted 1 base in 1 codon; deleted 1 base in 1 codon), with product MSSCAEVLRFQLPGHEAAALRSMNRLRAEERFCDVTIVARSLRFRGHRVILAACSPFLRDQFLLNPAAELRVSLAHSARVLADLLLSCYTGALEFAGRDLVNYLTAASYLQMEHVVERCRGALARFIHAPPTPPPKPEEDDDEDEDDAGAAAAASTTPDVCIVKVEPPSGPSRWRWSGRAWPQPGEAPATPEPPRAPPLGVLKACYAWPRTPRARGCSSSRGLNTAAAAARRAAPSTRSRRRLRRRRRRRRRPXARCGKCGEAFQGVEKLVFHMRAQHFVFMCPRCGKQFNHSSNLNRHMNVHRGVKSHGCGVCGKSFTQKSTLHDHMNLHSGERPYRCSYCDVRFAHKPAIRRHLKEQHGKTTAENVLEAGGADGPGLGR from the exons ATGTCGTCGTGCGCCGAGGTGCTTCGCTTCCAGCTGCCGGGCCACGAGGCGGCGGCGCTGCGCAGCATGAACCGCCTGCGGGCCGAGGAGCGCTTCTGCGACGTGACCATCGTGGCGCGCAGCCTGCGCTTCCGCGGCCACCGCGTCATCCTGGCGGCCTGCTCGCCCTTCCTGCGCGACCAGTTCCTGCTGAACCCGGCGGCCGAGCTGCGCGTCTCGCTGGCCCACAGCGCCCGCGTGCTGGCCGACCTGCTGCTCTCGTGCTACACGGGGGCCCTGGAGTTCGCCGGCCGCGACCTCGTCAACTACCTGACGGCCGCCAGCTACCTGCAGATGGAGCACGTGGTCGAGCGCTGCCGCGGCGCCCTCGCCCGCTTCATCCACGCGCCCCCCACGCCGCCCCCCAAGCCCGAAGAGGACGAcgacgaggacgaggacgacgccggcgccgccgccgccgcctccacCACGCCGGACGTCTGCATCGTCAAGGTGGAGCCGCCCTCGGGGCCTTCGCGCTGGCGCTGGAGCGGCCGCGCGTGGCCTCAGCCCGGCGAGGCGCCGGCCACGCCGGAGCCGCCGCGGGCGCCGCCGCTCGGTGTCCTCAAGGCCTGTTAC GCCTGGCCGAGGACGCCGAGGGCGAGGGGCTGCTCATCTTCCCGGGGCCTCAacacggcggcggcggcggcgaggaGAGCGGCGCCGTCAACCCGCTCCCGGCGGCGTCTTCGTCGGCGTCGGCGTCGCCGGCGGCGTC CGGCGCGCTGCGGCAAGTGCGGGGAGGCCTTCCAGGGCGTGGAGAAGCTGGTGTTCCACATGCGGGCCCAGCACTTCGTGTTCATGTGCCCGCGCTGCGGGAAGCAGTTCAACCACAGCAGCAACCTCAACCGGCACATGAACGTCCACCGCGGCGTCAAGTCGCACGGCTGCGGCGTCTGCGGCAAGAGCTTCACGCAGAAATCCACCCTCCACGACCACATGAACCTCCACAGCGGCGAGCGGCCCTACCGCTGCTCCTACTGCGACGTCCGCTTCGCCCACAAACCCGCCATCCGGCGCCACCTCAAAGAGCAACACGGCAAAACCACCGCCGAGAACGTCCTGGAGGCCGGCGGCGCCGACGGCCCCGGCCTGGGGCGCTGA